The window ATCGCTAATACCAAAGAATGTGCCTAGTTGATTCACAGAAGATAACGCCCAGAGCTGAAGCGCATATATAAAGCCACAAATCGCGTATTGATTATTCTCCGTCAGCTTTGCATAGGTAAAGCTCTTCACTTCTTTCAGTAAATAATCAAAGGCCAAATTCCCCCAGGGATACTTGCAAAACTCTTTGAAATTTCTAGCTCTAAGCAGACGCTCTTCTGGAATACTTGTCACCGGATTGCTTGCCATCAATATCCCTTCCACAAGGATTGTAGCTCCCAATCTTAATCTCTGATCAGCAGTAAGCTCTTTACTCTTTTCGACAAGAAGCTTAAGCAAGGTGTTTAGAGTTTGATTCTTGTTCATCCAtggatctttcttcttcttttttgttgctGAAGTCTcggcttcatcttcatctttatcaacaACACAAGGCAGACCCGTTGTCAAGTGGAATTCTCTTAGAGAAAACCTCATTAGTTGTTCTCCAAAAGTAAACCACAAACCCTTCTCGCCTATATCAATTCTCCTTAAGAGTAAGTGATGAATCAAATGCCTTGAAAACACCATAAGCTTCTGCTTCCTTCCCATCTTAATTACCGGAGCCAAGAATGAATCTTCAAGCTTCTTGAATTCTTTGCCCAAAAGGGTTTCAACTTTACCAACCAACTTCAGATTGGAGCGCTTGTTAATTCTTTGCAATACGACTCCTTTTGTACCAGTTTCGGAGATTCTTTTTGGCAAAGCAATCTTGTCATTAGACTCACTCATCGTTTCACCTGAAACAATTCAAAATGGCAATGTCAAAGATATGTTTTATAATGACTTATAAAGGTTTTGTTTATCAACACTTGTAAATCATAATAGATCATTCTAAAATCGATTAACCACATCAAAAACGAAAGAACTAGCAATGAAATATATCGCAAATGACAGAGTGAGAAGAAGAATCGCTAAGAAGAACCAATAACATTACCGGAGTTAAGAGAAATCGATGGTGAAAAGTAAGTTTTTGTAACCAAAGAAATGTAGAACGGCGGAGTATAAATAGAGATCAAAAGATGCGCTTCAGCTCTGTATCAGAAGAGACGCGAACGGAGGAAGGCGATGAAAAGTCCCGACTTTTTACCCTAATTCGTGacggttttattttttttacactaAGGCCCAATTTCGATTATCAATGTTTAAGGCCCAAGTTTATTTATGGTTTAATGCTTAGAAAACggttttataaactattatagatTAACAAGCTTctgcaaaatatttatatgctttttaaaaaattttattaacccttataaattattatatagagATTCATAAgtctttattaattattgtcaaaatttgtaaatcattttatacagatttataaatcttttaaaattgtttatagGTCTTTATATATTAccttattttataaatcttcaTAAAACCTTATAAGCCCTTCAAAataattgtcaaaattttatatagatttaGAAGCCCTTGTAAACTATTTATTGCTCTTATAAACTACACATATTTGTAagtctttataaattatttataggctTTTATAAATCATAATCTACATTTTACCTCGTGGAATCTCTTGAGGGTCTATGATTGGAGTGGCTACATCATCCATCATATCTTCTGATTCATGAGGTAATGGTAACTCCTTTCCCTACACATcattagtaaaaatatatagtttaaagataagaaaaagaagcCTATGAGAACACATATATAGGTGATAGTCTAAAACTTACATATATGGTTTCATGGTTTTGTGTTTCAGCCTCAGTGGCTTCTAAAACAGAAGTGTTTCTGTGTCTCTCGAGAGAGGATGTGATTTCTGTGGCATCATCATTCACCTTATCCTCTTCATTGGATTCTAAAACAAGTGTGATACTAGGGCTCTCTTGATCGGATCTGATTTTGGTGGCATCATCATTCAACGTATCATCTTCATCGGTGGCAAGTGTGTTACTAGGACTATCTTGACCGGGTCTGATTGGTGTGCCAGCATTATTTTCAAATTCTCTCTGCAAAAATGGTGTAGGAAGATTTTAAATTGCACcaaaaatgaatacaaattaTGTGTGAGAAAATACCTCATGTGCGCGAATCCAACTACCACCACCTAGCCACTCCATTGACAGCCTAATCTCAGTATAATTAAAAACCGCATCCTCTTTTGTGGCAGCGAAATACACTTTGTATTTGTTTTCAAGGAGAATTTCCGTCACTCGACCTTTGCGCCACCCATGGGTAACAACCACTTCAACATAGTCGTTCAGACTGTACTCTGCACAAAGATCTCGAGGAGGAGATGGCCTTATTTTGCAAATATCAACTATTAAATGTTTTCCTTCCGCTTCATCACTCGAATTTTGTGAGATTGTACATCTTTTGATCAGAAATTTTCTTCTATCATCTCCTTGTTTCCGAACTTCTGTAATTACCAATGCTCGGACCCAAATTTTTTCCTTTTCACTTTCACTAATTTCACGGGTCATTTCCACCAACTTCCCTCTCGTAAACATGTGTTGACTCAATACCTTCAATTCCAAAACAATCATATATAAGCTAAAGCCCTCaaacattcaaaattttataacttaaaacatacaaaaaaaaacaataccttGTTTTTGCTTTTGACCCATTTGGAGCCGATCCAATCAGCATGAGGTCTCAGTTGGCTTCTGATGAATCTCATTATGTCTGGTggatcatcaaagtaaaccaaaAAACTACCATCTGGCCTTTCAACTACGATAACACCAGTCCACCAACCATTATTAAAATAAGCATCCACCACCGACCCTTCCTTGAATACGACACCCTCATTCAGACACTCTGGCGGGACTGGCCGAATAAAACTTCTTTCAATAGTTTCCTTCAAAGGACTTACACCATCTTCGTTGAACATAGTTTTGTAACTAACCCGAAGCTTTTTTCCTGTTACTCTCGTCGGATTTTGCTCGAGGATAGCTCTATACCAAGAACCTCTGAACCCATCTTCTTGAATAGATACTTCTACTTCACAATCTTTGGCAATAGACAaaagttttccttttttcttcaaattatttttcatcttcCTGAGGAGGAATCGGAAATGcagatcacaaaaaaaaaatcaagaaaagaaagaaactagGTGAATTAAGATCAAATGAACGACATGCATCCAAGAAACTGAAACAAATTGAGATTTTAGATAAATCAATTAGGTTCCATACAAAAATTCAATTCGATTTTGGAGTGTATATACAAAAGCAAATAGGAATTTCAATTTGAtctaaattgaatataaaaaatcaaaagagaaTACAGTGAATGTTCTTGAATTAACTTTTGCTAAATTCGATTCAAGTTGAATTGGAACTGAAACTGAAACAGATTGAGATTTTAAGTCAATCAATTAGgtttcaaacaaaaattcaattcaatttagATTGTTGAttcaaaaatgaagatgaaACTCAATTACCTTTTGCCACGATAATGATTCAAAATGGGGAAGATTGTTGTGttgattcttcttcttgaaaTTTACGGACATAGAGAAACGATGAAGAAATgatagaaaacaagaaagcaaaaaaaaaaacgtgtcatagtgaagaagatgaagacgtGTCGCGTGAGAAGAGTTAAATTTACTGTTTTGCCATCCCTTTtggtaaatgataaaaaaacagATAAATCGTTGAGGTCATGGGTCGAACACGGGTTTCTGTCTAAATTGAAATTTTAAGCAACCTCAACTTACCACTAGACCATATTACTTACTCGTTATGATTAGCACGTATACTCATAATGTTGCTTACATATCatcatttttgtatataaactgATTTAGAAGCCTTTATAAATTGCTTCAAtcattttggttgtttatacaactttataaaccttaattcttttttgttttatgaactGATGAGCTCTTGAAAAacgatttataaatctttataacttttatatacTCCTTTATATATCGTAAATTCATTTGTAATAAaccattttgttttgattttataagaGGTTATAAACTATTTGTAATAATGTGTTATAAAGCTACTGAAATACAAATTTACCATTGAACTTTCTAAATTTAAGGAAAACCATAAATCCAAGTCATAAACTCATAATACTCAGAATTCTACAAACAAAGTTTACCAAACACGCATAAAACAGATAGTTGTTCACACATAACTATAAGCAAGCTATAAAGTTTTTGTTCATTCCCACATTAGTATTCATTGTAATTCCGAGAAGATATCAACCGCCAACTTTTCTCGGATGATTGCAATTTTTTCTTCACTCAGCTTTGTCAAATCCACTATACGCATTGCATGGCACTCTATCAGCTTCAATGCATAAACTCCACTGTCTTCTATTTTAAGAACCTTAAACAAATATGTTTTAGTAATATATTAGcagataaattataatataagttaTTTGATCTGAAGAACCTGGATACAAATCTACCATAAAGATTTATAAGCGGTTATAAAGATGTTACCTGTGGGAAACCTTCAGATACAATTTTTATCGAGAACTTGCTTGTATCCATGCTGACATCTTTGAAGAAGTAGCGAATCATGAATGGGAGAGCCATCGCATATGCATTAACGTAAGGGACCAAACTCGCATCTGTGAACTTCATTGCTGCACAATTGAATGCTGTGATATTTCTCTTCTCCAAGTTGATTACAACTCCAAGCCAATACTTCTCTGCTACTGCAATGGCCGAATAGAGGAAGTTGATATTCTTCTCTATGTTGTACTTGTCAAAGCCTGCTCCAAATTGGAAACCTTTCTTGTCATCTAAAAACTCATCATAAAACTCATCTATTTCTTCAAGAAACTTCACTCCAACAACTAAGGCAGTTTTGTTCAGAAACAAATCTGGATTGTTTATCTGTCTCAGTTTCAGCAACTCAAAACCTGCTTCAATatgctgaaacaaaaaaaaaacaaatactcaGAATAGCGATCATATAGTTTTATAAAGaagattaatataaatttataagggATTATAAAGAATTTTTGTTCACATATAGTCTAACcgtttttgaaagtttttttccCGGAGTTTCAATATCCGAAAACCACTTTGCGTTTACTATCTCTTGATTGATTCTCAGCTTCCTACATTGGACACTCATACTTTTTTATGTAGATATCTAGTTTCATGAAATATATAGcttcttataaaataaaacttacttTCTTTTGTTTGACATTTTCCATTCtctcattttttcttttcttgttttatcAACTGGCTCAAAGGGATGAAGAATCGGATGTTTCTTCCTTGCTCCTGTAAACGGTGGTTGTGTATGAATGGATGGTATTTGACCTCTTTCACTTCTTCTTAGCGGAACATTATCTGTATCAGCTTTAAACTTCTTTTGAAGTGGAGGCTCAACATCTTCGTTTACctacagaacaaaaaaaatagtccCCTTTTTACAAAGGATTATTAAgtctataaaataaatcaatactcATAAAGTTTGGAAAACAAACCTGGCTGTGTTGTTGTACcaatctcttttttattttcattagagGTTGGAAAACAGGAATCTCATAAACATCTCTCATAAGAACCTGATTCATGCAAATcgtttttatataattgtttaagAGACCTTAACGATCATGAAATAGtttataaagctttataaaaTACCTCATTTGTACCCTTTCCACTATGACTTTCTTGGGAAAGGAGATCAAACTTAGGAGACGTAAATGTTGGATTAGGCGATGAAACCTTCagacaaaatatttgaaaattagatGTTTATGCTATATACATTAAACTTTTACAAGgccttataaaatatattaattttgtaccCTTGTATCAAAGTTTGGAGTATTGAATGTTGGAGTAGGCGACGTAACctacaaaagaaataagaaattcAATTTGCCTatcactaaattaaaaaatttataaacctttatatcCTGTTTTAGATTCATACCTGCGACGTTTGTTTCAAGCAACtttctgattcaagtttttCTGTGTCTTCGTCTTGAGTGATTTTTTGTGTAGTCTCAATTTCCCCAAGAATATTCTCTTCTTCCCTTTGATGCTCTGTACCAGATTTTGCTTCTTCATCACATatctctttttcattttcatcatcCAGTGCACTTCTTCCATCGCCAGAGTTTGCTTCTTCAGCAATTGTATCTTCAGAGTTTGCTGCTTCAGCAATtgtatcttcttcattttcatcatctggtgcattttttttatcatcagaGTTTGCTTCTTCATTAATtgtatcttcttcattttcataatcttgTGCACTTCTTCTATCACCAGAACTAGCTCCATTTTCACAATCTTCTTTGTTTGGTGAACTGTcgttaaacttcaaaaaaacaaGTGAAATCATTAGAGAGGAATAACACGCGAAATTTGATAAGTAATTGGTAAAATTGAATTGGTTACCTTAACTCCTAAAACATTCTGGATCATTACTACTCGCTTATCCAAATCACGAACCATTTGGATTAGCTTATCAAGTTTCTCGCTGTTAGACATGGAATgatttttatcttttctttgcTCCTTATCCTTTTGATACTCTTCATCTTTATTTTCCTCTTCATCTGTCTtttcctcttcatctttcttttcctcttcatcttcattaTGGTTCAGATCTTCACCATGCTCTGCATCTTCGTCTTTTGTCTTGCGTTGTTGACCTATATCTTCTGTTGCAACAAACATATCCACAAAACCTTTCTCCCAATCGCTTCTCCTCATTTTGtatccttgttgaactagtTTCACAACACTGTGAAAGTCAGCATCGTCACTATGTGTTGCCCCCACCAAATGTTTGTATTCCTCAGCCAATCCAATCACTGTGCTAACCTCAACCTgtagaataaataaaacatatctaTGTAAacctcttatatattaatttatatagtccTTATAAAAGTACATTTATAATCTTGTATAAACACATGTCAAATTTACAATCCTACAAGACACCGATTTGTGGACCTTTTCAAGGAGTCCCTAGAAATCCACTTTTCAAACAATACAATacgaatatatttatatacgctTATAAAAACTCACATTGTTTATCTTCTCCAGCTCTAACACTTCAGCTATTGTCGGAGTTCTTGTTGAGTCCCAATGTAGACACAACGGATCAGAAGAAGAGGATGTCTCGCATGGCTTTCCCAAAGATTTACCAAGCACATTCACTGATGACATTGCCCACAGATTTATGGCTAGCGCAAAACCACTCACTTCATAACTATCTCCTGTCCAGGAACTTGCACTCAAACTTTTTACACTTCTCATCAAGATTCTATAAGCAGTTTTACCCCAAGCAATCTTGTGTGAGCGATAGTTCATATAACGCTGCAACCTGTCTCTCGGGATTTTAGAACTCGGATTTTCTGCCATAATTACCGCTTCTGTGAGTATTGCTGTTCCAAGGGATAATCTTTCTAGTGTTGGCATGCTTCGTGCTTTCTTTTTAAACATTTCATATAACGTTCTCACCGTAAACTTATCAATCTTGCCCAGCATCCAAATGTATGGCTTCTTCATTATTTTGAACAGCGGCTCTGTTATTGTCTGATCTTCCTCACAACGTAAGCCTGTTGTCAGATGAAATTCCCTTAGTGAAAACCTCATAGGCTGGTCCGAGAAAGTAAACCAGAGATCCTCTCCTTGCGTCAATACTCTTCGCTGCATTAGAAAATGGAACAACTCTTCTGAAAATTGAACCCTATTCCTTTTAACCAACTTCAAAATGCTCCCAATGTGAGAGTTCTCTATGAAAGAAAACTCTTCTTTTCCTAATATATCTTCCACCTTCTCGATATAATCAATCTTTGAGTGATGGATTATCGCTTTGGGATTATCTGGTGTTTCTACAGCTTCATAAACCCTCCCAGGCAATTTCAAGGTTGTGCAAAACTCGTTGCTATCCAACTGCAATACAAGACAACACTTCTTGAGTTCAcgcattttataattacttgaaaCCCACATTTATAAAGgcttataatttttcaaaaaaactcaATGTTCACTATCGATACTATTTCTCTTAGATCTAACTAGAAACATGACAATCCTCAACCAAtgttcttctattttcttataacagaaataacaaattcaaaaaatgacTTGAAACAAACAATAATTTAGGTACTTACTTGTAGAGAATCGTGAAGATAAGAATCATGAATAGGAGAATCGTGAAGAGGAGAATCGTGTATAGGAGAATCGTGTAGAGGAGAATCGTGAGGAGTAGACGACATTTTTTGAGATGAAATTTTGAATCGTATAGTCTGATTGTTATTCGTCGTCACCGGATGCTCTTTCCAGAGAGACGGCGTGACTAGTGAGAGAGAAGACCTTTTGTCGTCGCCGTTGCTAGAATCGCCGTCGTAGCTCTGTAATCTCGTCGCCTTCGATGGCGAGCTAGAGAGATTCGAGAGAAAAGGTTAAAATTGCGAGGGTTATTATTGTCTTTCGGCTACTAAACAATTAGGTATTTGTGAAAATGTCCTCCTCCTGAGTGTAAATTTGAAAAGGGGTACTCAACAAAGTGTAAATGTATAATTTCCCcaagtttatgtcacaaatatagactcaaatgatcaaaatgatcaaaatattttattaaaaatgtaaatcaatactattaaaacagaaggccCTTTTTTGAGGTATCCTTTTGTTTTAATCATATTTACAAGATACTGCCActtgaatatttttaaactatgattttaattaaattgaATTAGTTCCATTTAATACTTTTAATTAGTTTCACGAAATCATTTACTTCCAACAAAcaatatgttttcttatttaTCTTATTATCCCTTTCAACTAAAACGAGAGTATTATGTGGGTTCTATTCTATGATGATTGGTGTGAGATCTTTGATTGTGACTGGGATTTTCACGACATGGGTTCGATCAGAAAATTATGGAAAGCGGGTTCGATTGTTTCCGTTTTCTGATGGGGTTTACTCGAAATTTCGAGGTACCTTTTTGGTC of the Brassica rapa cultivar Chiifu-401-42 chromosome A03, CAAS_Brap_v3.01, whole genome shotgun sequence genome contains:
- the LOC117132521 gene encoding uncharacterized protein LOC117132521 isoform X6, giving the protein MKNNLKKKGKLLSIAKDCEVEVSIQEDGFRGSWYRAILEQNPTRVTGKKLRVSYKTMFNEDGVSPLKETIERSFIRPVPPECLNEGVVFKEGSVVDAYFNNGWWTGVIVVERPDGSFLVYFDDPPDIMRFIRSQLRPHADWIGSKWVKSKNKVLSQHMFTRGKLVEMTREISESEKEKIWVRALVITEVRKQGDDRRKFLIKRCTISQNSSDEAEGKHLIVDICKIRPSPPRDLCAEYSLNDYVEVVVTHGWRKGRVTEILLENKYKVYFAATKEDAVFNYTEIRLSMEWLGGGSWIRAHEREFENNAGTPIRPGQDSPSNTLATDEDDTLNDDATKIRSDQESPSITLVLESNEEDKVNDDATEITSSLERHRNTSVLEATEAETQNHETIYGKELPLPHESEDMMDDVATPIIDPQEIPRGETMSESNDKIALPKRISETGTKGVVLQRINKRSNLKLVGKVETLLGKEFKKLEDSFLAPVIKMGRKQKLMVFSRHLIHHLLLRRIDIGEKGLWFTFGEQLMRFSLREFHLTTGLPCVVDKDEDEAETSATKKKKKDPWMNKNQTLNTLLKLLVEKSKELTADQRLRLGATILVEGILMASNPVTSIPEERLLRARNFKEFCKYPWGNLAFDYLLKEVKSFTYAKLTENNQYAICGFIYALQLWALSSVNQLGTFFGISDDGIQFPLCLHWKETKALTIEEVNRFDQMEKVDVKCILGDPGLHSDLVEDVDCEFGRVVDLVKRGYRLKRQDWLNRSVDIAVAEAEVDENNSVPGIDATDQEKIEFLNNKVVSLEERVKYLEGLLNIRGETVKETEKSKETEAATKTKVNGQNADYELDENEVLGVYIDAKRKEIAKRKKNGVRPPREVGHQDEDDVEVEVNEEQPQEEEEQQQEDDTEDDVDDGDKESENPETNEGQTQEEEEQHQEDDAEVNEEQPQEEEEQQEEEDTEDDVDDGDKESENPETNEEQKQEEEEQQQEDDTEVNTDVDVGAKENGSENPVKGSKKRGRKVNISQCIRVYKMLFSIIYVTFFIVSSKLKDGEENEDAYEKPVKVTRKSERVTKVNISLCIMLYKMLFSIINVTFFIVSSKLKGGEVNEDASEKPMKGTRKSKRGTKVNISQCIRVYKMLFSIINVTFFIVSSKLKGGEVNEDASEKPMKGTRKSKRGTKVNISLCIMLYKMLFSILYVTFFIVSSKLKDGEENEYAYEKPVKVTRKSERVTKGKKKGVTPPREVQQQVEDHAETNEDGEGNEDASKKHVKFTKKNGRGNKEHNVGTPKSKKQKKQFEKDSADDVIGSVLEDLKNAD
- the LOC117132521 gene encoding uncharacterized protein LOC117132521 isoform X24, which codes for MKNNLKKKGKLLSIAKDCEVEVSIQEDGFRGSWYRAILEQNPTRVTGKKLRVSYKTMFNEDGVSPLKETIERSFIRPVPPECLNEGVVFKEGSVVDAYFNNGWWTGVIVVERPDGSFLVYFDDPPDIMRFIRSQLRPHADWIGSKWVKSKNKVLSQHMFTRGKLVEMTREISESEKEKIWVRALVITEVRKQGDDRRKFLIKRCTISQNSSDEAEGKHLIVDICKIRPSPPRDLCAEYSLNDYVEVVVTHGWRKGRVTEILLENKYKVYFAATKEDAVFNYTEIRLSMEWLGGGSWIRAHEREFENNAGTPIRPGQDSPSNTLATDEDDTLNDDATKIRSDQESPSITLVLESNEEDKVNDDATEITSSLERHRNTSVLEATEAETQNHETIYGKELPLPHESEDMMDDVATPIIDPQEIPRGETMSESNDKIALPKRISETGTKGVVLQRINKRSNLKLVGKVETLLGKEFKKLEDSFLAPVIKMGRKQKLMVFSRHLIHHLLLRRIDIGEKGLWFTFGEQLMRFSLREFHLTTGLPCVVDKDEDEAETSATKKKKKDPWMNKNQTLNTLLKLLVEKSKELTADQRLRLGATILVEGILMASNPVTSIPEERLLRARNFKEFCKYPWGNLAFDYLLKEVKSFTYAKLTENNQYAICGFIYALQLWALSSVNQLGTFFGISDDGIQFPLCLHWKETKALTIEEVNRFDQMEKVDVKCILGDPGLHSDLVEDVDCEFGRVVDLVKRGYRLKRQDWLNRSVDIAVAEAEVDENNSVPGIDATDQEKIEFLNNKVVSLEERVKYLEGLLNIRGETVKETEKSKETEAATKTKVNGQNADYELDENEVLGVYIDAKRKEIAKRKKNGVRPPREVGHQDEDDVEVEVNEEQPQEEEEQQQEDDTEDDVDDGDKESENPETNEGQTQEEEEQHQEDDAEVNEEQPQEEEEQQEEEDTEDDVDDGDKESENPETNEEQKQEEEEQQQEDDTEVNTDVDVGAKENGSENPVKGSKKRGRKVNISQCIRVYKMLFSIIYVTFFIVSSKLKDGEENEDAYEKPVKVTRKSERVTKVNISLCIMLYKMLFSIINVTFFIVSSKLKGGEVNEDASEKPMKGTRKSKRGTKDGEENEYAYEKPVKVTRKSERVTKGKKKGVTPPREVQQQVEDHAETNEDGEGNEDASKKHVKFTKKNGRGNKEHNVGTPKSKKQKKQFEKDSADDVIGSVLEDLKNAD
- the LOC117132521 gene encoding uncharacterized protein LOC117132521 isoform X18, whose protein sequence is MKNNLKKKGKLLSIAKDCEVEVSIQEDGFRGSWYRAILEQNPTRVTGKKLRVSYKTMFNEDGVSPLKETIERSFIRPVPPECLNEGVVFKEGSVVDAYFNNGWWTGVIVVERPDGSFLVYFDDPPDIMRFIRSQLRPHADWIGSKWVKSKNKVLSQHMFTRGKLVEMTREISESEKEKIWVRALVITEVRKQGDDRRKFLIKRCTISQNSSDEAEGKHLIVDICKIRPSPPRDLCAEYSLNDYVEVVVTHGWRKGRVTEILLENKYKVYFAATKEDAVFNYTEIRLSMEWLGGGSWIRAHEREFENNAGTPIRPGQDSPSNTLATDEDDTLNDDATKIRSDQESPSITLVLESNEEDKVNDDATEITSSLERHRNTSVLEATEAETQNHETIYGKELPLPHESEDMMDDVATPIIDPQEIPRGETMSESNDKIALPKRISETGTKGVVLQRINKRSNLKLVGKVETLLGKEFKKLEDSFLAPVIKMGRKQKLMVFSRHLIHHLLLRRIDIGEKGLWFTFGEQLMRFSLREFHLTTGLPCVVDKDEDEAETSATKKKKKDPWMNKNQTLNTLLKLLVEKSKELTADQRLRLGATILVEGILMASNPVTSIPEERLLRARNFKEFCKYPWGNLAFDYLLKEVKSFTYAKLTENNQYAICGFIYALQLWALSSVNQLGTFFGISDDGIQFPLCLHWKETKALTIEEVNRFDQMEKVDVKCILGDPGLHSDLVEDVDCEFGRVVDLVKRGYRLKRQDWLNRSVDIAVAEAEVDENNSVPGIDATDQEKIEFLNNKVVSLEERVKYLEGLLNIRGETVKETEKSKETEAATKTKVNGQNADYELDENEVLGVYIDAKRKEIAKRKKNGVRPPREVGHQDEDDVEVEVNEEQPQEEEEQQQEDDTEDDVDDGDKESENPETNEGQTQEEEEQHQEDDAEVNEEQPQEEEEQQEEEDTEDDVDDGDKESENPETNEEQKQEEEEQQQEDDTEVNTDVDVGAKENGSENPVKGSKKRGRKDGEENEDAYEKPVKVTRKSERVTKGGEVNEDASEKPMKGTRKSKRGTKVNISQCIRVYKMLFSIINVTFFIVSSKLKGGEVNEDASEKPMKGTRKSKRGTKVNISLCIMLYKMLFSILYVTFFIVSSKLKDGEENEYAYEKPVKVTRKSERVTKGKKKGVTPPREVQQQVEDHAETNEDGEGNEDASKKHVKFTKKNGRGNKEHNVGTPKSKKQKKQFEKDSADDVIGSVLEDLKNAD
- the LOC117132521 gene encoding uncharacterized protein LOC117132521 isoform X22 is translated as MKNNLKKKGKLLSIAKDCEVEVSIQEDGFRGSWYRAILEQNPTRVTGKKLRVSYKTMFNEDGVSPLKETIERSFIRPVPPECLNEGVVFKEGSVVDAYFNNGWWTGVIVVERPDGSFLVYFDDPPDIMRFIRSQLRPHADWIGSKWVKSKNKVLSQHMFTRGKLVEMTREISESEKEKIWVRALVITEVRKQGDDRRKFLIKRCTISQNSSDEAEGKHLIVDICKIRPSPPRDLCAEYSLNDYVEVVVTHGWRKGRVTEILLENKYKVYFAATKEDAVFNYTEIRLSMEWLGGGSWIRAHEREFENNAGTPIRPGQDSPSNTLATDEDDTLNDDATKIRSDQESPSITLVLESNEEDKVNDDATEITSSLERHRNTSVLEATEAETQNHETIYGKELPLPHESEDMMDDVATPIIDPQEIPRGETMSESNDKIALPKRISETGTKGVVLQRINKRSNLKLVGKVETLLGKEFKKLEDSFLAPVIKMGRKQKLMVFSRHLIHHLLLRRIDIGEKGLWFTFGEQLMRFSLREFHLTTGLPCVVDKDEDEAETSATKKKKKDPWMNKNQTLNTLLKLLVEKSKELTADQRLRLGATILVEGILMASNPVTSIPEERLLRARNFKEFCKYPWGNLAFDYLLKEVKSFTYAKLTENNQYAICGFIYALQLWALSSVNQLGTFFGISDDGIQFPLCLHWKETKALTIEEVNRFDQMEKVDVKCILGDPGLHSDLVEDVDCEFGRVVDLVKRGYRLKRQDWLNRSVDIAVAEAEVDENNSVPGIDATDQEKIEFLNNKVVSLEERVKYLEGLLNIRGETVKETEKSKETEAATKTKVNGQNADYELDENEVLGVYIDAKRKEIAKRKKNGVRPPREVGHQDEDDVEVEVNEEQPQEEEEQQQEDDTEDDVDDGDKESENPETNEGQTQEEEEQHQEDDAEVNEEQPQEEEEQQEEEDTEDDVDDGDKESENPETNEGQTQEEEEQHQEDDAEVNEEQPQEEEEQQEEEDTEDDVDDGDKESENPETNEEQKQEEEEQQQEDDTEVNTDVDVGAKENGSENPVKGSKKRGRKDGEENEDAYEKPVKVTRKSERVTKGGEVNEDASEKPMKGTRKSKRGTKGGEVNEDASEKPMKGTRKSKRGTKDGEENEYAYEKPVKVTRKSERVTKGKKKGVTPPREVQQQVEDHAETNEDGEGNEDASKKHVKFTKKNGRGNKEHNVGTPKSKKQKKQFEKDSADDVIGSVLEDLKNAD
- the LOC117132521 gene encoding uncharacterized protein LOC117132521 isoform X25 produces the protein MKNNLKKKGKLLSIAKDCEVEVSIQEDGFRGSWYRAILEQNPTRVTGKKLRVSYKTMFNEDGVSPLKETIERSFIRPVPPECLNEGVVFKEGSVVDAYFNNGWWTGVIVVERPDGSFLVYFDDPPDIMRFIRSQLRPHADWIGSKWVKSKNKVLSQHMFTRGKLVEMTREISESEKEKIWVRALVITEVRKQGDDRRKFLIKRCTISQNSSDEAEGKHLIVDICKIRPSPPRDLCAEYSLNDYVEVVVTHGWRKGRVTEILLENKYKVYFAATKEDAVFNYTEIRLSMEWLGGGSWIRAHEREFENNAGTPIRPGQDSPSNTLATDEDDTLNDDATKIRSDQESPSITLVLESNEEDKVNDDATEITSSLERHRNTSVLEATEAETQNHETIYGKELPLPHESEDMMDDVATPIIDPQEIPRGETMSESNDKIALPKRISETGTKGVVLQRINKRSNLKLVGKVETLLGKEFKKLEDSFLAPVIKMGRKQKLMVFSRHLIHHLLLRRIDIGEKGLWFTFGEQLMRFSLREFHLTTGLPCVVDKDEDEAETSATKKKKKDPWMNKNQTLNTLLKLLVEKSKELTADQRLRLGATILVEGILMASNPVTSIPEERLLRARNFKEFCKYPWGNLAFDYLLKEVKSFTYAKLTENNQYAICGFIYALQLWALSSVNQLGTFFGISDDGIQFPLCLHWKETKALTIEEVNRFDQMEKVDVKCILGDPGLHSDLVEDVDCEFGRVVDLVKRGYRLKRQDWLNRSVDIAVAEAEVDENNSVPGIDATDQEKIEFLNNKVVSLEERVKYLEGLLNIRGETVKETEKSKETEAATKTKVNGQNADYELDENEVLGVYIDAKRKEIAKRKKNGVRPPREVGHQDEDDVEVEVNEEQPQEEEEQQQEDDTEDDVDDGDKESENPETNEGQTQEEEEQHQEDDAEVNEEQPQEEEEQQEEEDTEDDVDDGDKESENPETNEEQKQEEEEQQQEDDTEVNTDVDVGAKENGSENPVKGSKKRGRKVNISQCIRVYKMLFSIIYVTFFIVSSKLKDGEENEDAYEKPVKVTRKSERVTKGGEVNEDASEKPMKGTRKSKRGTKGGEVNEDASEKPMKGTRKSKRGTKDGEENEYAYEKPVKVTRKSERVTKGKKKGVTPPREVQQQVEDHAETNEDGEGNEDASKKHVKFTKKNGRGNKEHNVGTPKSKKQKKQFEKDSADDVIGSVLEDLKNAD